A genomic segment from Lutibacter sp. A80 encodes:
- a CDS encoding arsenate reductase family protein → MKKIYYLKTCDTCRRILKEMDTSEYIIQEIKTEPITVLQLEEMYNLTKSYEVLFSKRAKKYKQMDLKNQNLSEKDYKQLILDEYTFLKRPVIINNNDIFVGNTKKLVSFIK, encoded by the coding sequence ATGAAAAAAATTTACTACTTAAAAACTTGCGATACTTGTAGAAGAATTCTGAAAGAAATGGACACTTCTGAATATATTATACAAGAAATAAAAACCGAACCAATAACGGTACTTCAATTAGAAGAAATGTACAACTTAACTAAAAGTTATGAAGTTTTGTTTAGCAAAAGAGCTAAAAAGTACAAACAGATGGATTTAAAAAATCAGAATTTAAGCGAAAAAGACTACAAACAATTAATTTTAGATGAATATACTTTTTTAAAACGCCCTGTAATTATTAATAACAACGATATTTTTGTAGGAAATACTAAAAAATTAGTCAGTTTTATTAAATAA
- a CDS encoding DUF4252 domain-containing protein codes for MKKNIIILAVALILTSCATKSSFHSFYKENQHDSDLSINVSAFVGNMFVPKEDLGEFKALLRKVKHYELMVFSNSEEVLDKKLNRFIKRKKYATFFRVAQNGDKVQLYFLKNKNTIKEIVLKVKSDNDYILIGAKTKILEKDLNKIIEKSNLNITSN; via the coding sequence ATGAAAAAAAATATTATAATTTTAGCAGTTGCATTAATTTTAACTTCTTGCGCAACTAAATCATCTTTTCATTCTTTTTATAAAGAAAATCAACACGATTCAGATTTATCTATAAACGTATCTGCTTTTGTAGGTAATATGTTTGTGCCTAAAGAAGATTTGGGTGAATTTAAAGCATTATTAAGAAAGGTAAAACACTACGAATTAATGGTTTTTTCTAATTCAGAAGAGGTGTTAGATAAAAAGTTAAATAGATTTATTAAAAGAAAGAAGTATGCAACCTTTTTTAGAGTTGCCCAAAATGGTGATAAGGTTCAACTTTATTTTTTAAAAAATAAGAATACAATTAAAGAAATAGTTTTAAAAGTAAAAAGTGATAATGATTATATTTTAATTGGTGCAAAAACTAAAATTTTAGAAAAGGATTTAAATAAAATTATTGAAAAATCTAATTTAAATATTACAAGTAATTAA
- a CDS encoding DinB family protein has protein sequence MHLKFDDLLQTRKLLLKVTANLSNEQLNKIPEGFNNNIAWNIAHLVVTQQLLCYKNSGLKCLVSEEMIEKYKKGTAPNGIIAAEEFDEIKELLLKLPVRLEDDYEVGIFQKYNTYTTSIGVTLNSVDDAVQFNMYHEGIHLGVILQLLKFI, from the coding sequence ATGCACCTAAAATTTGACGATTTACTTCAAACAAGAAAACTTCTTTTAAAAGTTACAGCTAATTTATCTAACGAGCAATTAAACAAAATTCCAGAAGGTTTTAATAATAATATCGCTTGGAATATTGCTCATTTAGTAGTAACACAACAATTATTATGTTACAAAAATTCTGGATTAAAATGTTTGGTTTCAGAAGAAATGATAGAAAAGTATAAAAAAGGTACTGCACCCAATGGTATAATAGCTGCTGAAGAATTTGATGAAATTAAAGAATTATTATTGAAATTGCCTGTAAGATTAGAGGATGATTATGAAGTAGGTATTTTTCAAAAATATAATACCTATACAACAAGTATTGGTGTAACTTTAAATTCTGTTGATGATGCTGTACAATTTAATATGTACCACGAAGGAATTCATTTAGGAGTTATATTACAATTACTAAAGTTTATATAA
- a CDS encoding transposase, whose translation MKYQPFQPSNFYHLYNRGNNKECIFKNDENYIYFLALVKKYLLPICDIYSYCLLPNHFHFIIRIKDLETLPEKIRNEKSKLHQPFSNLFNAYTKAINKQYKRTGSLFQEHLKRIKISDETYLYNLIVYVNTNSKHHSFSEFENYKYSSYKSLISTKPTLLKRLIVIQLFNDIDNFKFVHNMKKLNIEAIRNYLLE comes from the coding sequence ATGAAATATCAACCTTTTCAACCATCAAATTTTTATCATTTATACAATAGAGGCAACAATAAAGAGTGTATTTTTAAAAATGATGAGAATTACATTTATTTTTTAGCATTAGTTAAAAAATACCTACTGCCAATTTGCGATATTTATAGTTATTGCCTACTTCCTAATCATTTTCATTTTATTATAAGAATTAAAGACTTAGAAACGCTTCCAGAAAAAATTAGAAATGAGAAAAGCAAATTGCACCAACCTTTCTCAAATTTATTTAATGCTTATACAAAAGCTATTAATAAACAATATAAAAGAACTGGTAGTTTGTTTCAAGAACATTTAAAACGAATTAAAATTAGTGATGAAACATATTTATACAATCTAATTGTATATGTAAATACAAACTCTAAACATCATAGTTTTTCAGAATTTGAAAACTATAAATATTCTTCTTATAAAAGTTTGATTTCAACAAAACCAACATTATTAAAAAGATTAATAGTAATTCAGCTTTTTAATGATATTGATAATTTTAAGTTTGTGCACAACATGAAAAAATTAAATATTGAAGCCATTCGCAATTATTTATTAGAATAG
- a CDS encoding Ig-like domain-containing protein: protein MRLSLLKLLSVLILASVLFSCAKRGTPTGGAKDTIPPVLQKAIPSNETVNFKEKKIRIYFDEYVKLKDVNTQLIISPPQKNEPIITPTGTASKFITIKILDTLDANTTYLYNFGNSIVDYNEENELGNFKYVFSTGSYIDSLEVRGEVTDPSVKGIVKDLDIMLYEYDTAYTDSIIFKQKPRYLSNTLDTSLYEITNVKKGKYLLMALKDANNNKIYDPEIDKIGYIEDTVIFPTDSVYNFTIFKEIPKLSVIKPKEVNSGHLIFGYKGKANDLIIELLSDTPDDFKSEIIYEANKDTINFWYTPFEADSLNFTVSKGEYYEEFTANLRSSKKDTLRILNGSGNTLNLRDTLSIISNTPIIKVDTSFISVKVQDSIKVDFQPILAESKTKLYLNFDRKPDSKYAVEILPKAITDIYKTVNDTLTFNATTKLVKDYGIINTTIKSKIKSSFIIELIDSKEKVVRVAKLSDIGTVQFELLEPGVYFVRVTTDINNNGIWDTGNFLEKRQPEKIKFFDKEIELKANFELNETFTVD from the coding sequence ATGAGGTTATCTTTATTAAAATTACTAAGTGTTTTAATACTTGCAAGTGTACTTTTTAGTTGTGCTAAAAGAGGAACTCCAACTGGTGGAGCTAAAGATACTATTCCTCCTGTATTACAAAAAGCTATACCTAGTAATGAAACAGTAAATTTTAAGGAAAAGAAAATAAGAATATATTTTGATGAGTATGTAAAATTGAAAGATGTAAACACACAACTTATTATTTCACCTCCTCAAAAAAATGAACCTATAATAACACCTACCGGTACCGCAAGTAAATTTATTACTATAAAAATTCTAGATACTTTAGATGCCAATACCACATATTTATACAATTTTGGAAACAGTATAGTAGATTATAACGAAGAAAATGAATTAGGAAACTTTAAGTATGTTTTTTCAACTGGATCTTATATCGATTCTTTAGAAGTTAGAGGTGAAGTAACGGACCCTTCTGTAAAAGGAATTGTAAAAGATTTAGACATAATGCTTTACGAATATGATACTGCATATACAGATTCTATTATTTTTAAACAAAAACCAAGGTACCTTTCAAACACTTTAGATACTTCTTTATACGAAATAACAAATGTAAAAAAAGGTAAATACCTACTTATGGCATTAAAAGATGCTAATAACAATAAAATTTATGATCCTGAAATTGACAAAATAGGTTATATTGAAGACACCGTAATATTTCCAACTGATAGCGTATACAATTTTACAATTTTTAAAGAAATACCAAAATTAAGTGTAATAAAACCTAAAGAAGTAAATAGCGGACATTTAATTTTTGGTTACAAAGGAAAAGCTAACGATTTAATAATTGAACTTTTATCCGATACACCTGACGATTTTAAATCTGAAATTATTTACGAAGCTAATAAAGATACTATAAACTTTTGGTACACTCCTTTTGAAGCAGATTCTTTAAATTTCACGGTATCTAAAGGCGAATATTATGAAGAGTTTACAGCCAATTTAAGAAGTTCTAAAAAAGATACATTAAGAATTCTGAATGGAAGCGGTAATACATTAAATTTAAGAGATACACTTTCTATAATTTCAAACACACCAATTATTAAAGTTGACACTTCTTTTATTTCGGTAAAAGTTCAAGACTCTATAAAAGTTGATTTTCAACCAATTTTAGCAGAATCTAAAACCAAATTATATCTAAATTTTGATAGAAAACCAGACTCTAAATATGCTGTTGAAATACTACCAAAAGCTATTACCGACATTTATAAAACCGTAAACGATACTTTAACGTTTAACGCTACCACTAAATTAGTTAAAGATTACGGAATTATAAATACTACCATAAAAAGTAAGATTAAATCTTCTTTTATAATTGAATTAATAGACAGTAAAGAAAAAGTAGTTAGAGTTGCTAAATTAAGCGACATAGGTACCGTTCAATTCGAGCTTTTAGAACCTGGAGTGTATTTTGTTAGAGTTACAACCGATATAAATAACAATGGAATTTGGGACACAGGAAACTTTTTAGAAAAACGACAACCAGAAAAAATTAAGTTTTTTGATAAAGAAATTGAATTAAAAGCCAACTTTGAACTTAATGAAACTTTTACCGTAGACTAA
- a CDS encoding DNA adenine methylase: MNYIGSKHKLASFLKTAIIDTVKEDVSQLIFCDLFAGTGIVGRNFKPLVKQVIANDVEFYSYVLNRNYIGNYTSIAIEKEIDFLNNLEGVEGFIFQNYCENGSEGRLYFSSENGKKIDAIRQQIEIWKTTNKINDNTYYFLLASLIEGADKVANTASVYGAYLKNIKKSAQKKMLIEPAVFGITKNSHQVFNEDGNELIKKIKGDILYLDPPYNARQYGSNYHLLTTIAKYDSFKPQGKTGLRSYYKSSYCKKNEVKKSFVELIKNANFKYIFLSYNNEGLMSENEISSIMSAFGKYSLKTTDYQRFKADKTENRNHKATKTVEYLHILEKQL; this comes from the coding sequence GTGAATTATATAGGTTCTAAACATAAATTAGCATCGTTTTTAAAAACTGCAATAATAGATACTGTTAAAGAGGATGTTTCTCAACTTATTTTTTGCGATTTATTTGCTGGTACTGGAATTGTAGGTCGTAATTTTAAGCCTCTAGTAAAACAAGTTATTGCAAATGATGTTGAATTCTACAGCTATGTATTAAATAGAAATTATATAGGAAATTATACATCAATAGCAATTGAAAAAGAAATCGATTTTTTAAATAATTTAGAAGGAGTTGAAGGTTTTATTTTTCAAAATTATTGCGAAAATGGAAGTGAAGGCAGGTTGTATTTCTCTTCAGAAAATGGAAAAAAAATAGATGCTATTCGTCAGCAAATTGAAATTTGGAAAACTACCAATAAAATTAATGACAATACATATTATTTTTTGTTAGCATCTTTAATTGAAGGTGCAGATAAAGTAGCAAATACAGCTTCGGTTTATGGAGCGTATTTAAAAAACATAAAAAAATCTGCACAAAAAAAAATGCTTATTGAGCCAGCTGTTTTTGGAATTACAAAAAATTCGCATCAAGTTTTTAATGAAGATGGAAATGAATTGATAAAAAAAATAAAAGGAGATATTTTATATTTAGATCCGCCATATAACGCACGCCAATATGGTTCTAATTACCATTTGTTAACTACTATTGCTAAATACGATTCTTTTAAACCGCAAGGTAAAACAGGTTTAAGAAGCTATTATAAGTCTTCATATTGTAAGAAAAATGAAGTTAAAAAATCCTTCGTAGAATTGATAAAAAATGCTAACTTTAAATACATTTTTTTAAGTTATAATAACGAGGGTTTAATGTCTGAAAATGAGATAAGTAGCATTATGAGTGCTTTCGGAAAATACAGCTTAAAAACAACCGATTATCAACGCTTTAAAGCCGATAAAACAGAAAACAGAAATCACAAAGCAACTAAGACAGTTGAATATTTACATATTTTAGAGAAACAATTATGA
- a CDS encoding sodium:proton antiporter, translated as MSLFAIISTLVVIAAFFGYINVRFLKMPTTIGLMVITIVFTLLVLATSMFDNTLLEQEKLFITQIDFKTVLLDVMLSFLLFAGALHTNFQQLKVQRKPILIFATFSTLISTFLIGVFSFFLLKLVNIDVNFVYCLLFGALISPTDPIAVLGILKQVAAPKILETKIVGESLFNDGVGVVVFLTIYQIAKGSGTVTFGTIAEMFLVEVVGGIALGLLLGWFTYRLLKSIDDYDVEVIITLAAVMGGTVLAQYLHLSAPLAMVTAGLIVGTDTVRKSSMSKITEQYVDKFWELIDILLNTVLFVLIGMELLILTYNSMYILAGLLLIPTLLFARYLSLMLPIKLYAKKLDFVPKTNLIMTWGGLRGGISIALALSLTTEMHRDLFLVITYIIVVFSIIVQGLTVGKLIKKIVK; from the coding sequence ATGAGTTTATTTGCCATTATTTCTACATTAGTAGTTATTGCTGCCTTTTTTGGTTATATAAATGTTCGGTTTTTAAAAATGCCAACTACTATTGGTTTAATGGTAATTACAATTGTTTTTACATTGTTGGTTTTAGCCACAAGTATGTTTGATAATACGCTATTAGAACAAGAAAAATTATTTATAACACAAATAGATTTTAAAACGGTTTTATTAGATGTAATGTTAAGTTTTTTGTTATTTGCTGGAGCTTTACATACCAATTTTCAACAATTAAAAGTACAGAGAAAACCAATTTTAATATTTGCTACATTTAGTACTTTAATTTCAACTTTTTTAATTGGAGTTTTTTCATTCTTTTTGCTAAAATTAGTAAATATAGATGTAAACTTTGTTTATTGTTTACTTTTTGGAGCTCTAATATCTCCAACCGATCCAATTGCTGTTTTAGGAATTTTAAAACAAGTGGCTGCTCCAAAAATATTGGAAACTAAAATTGTAGGGGAGTCTTTATTTAATGATGGAGTTGGGGTTGTCGTTTTTTTAACAATTTATCAGATTGCAAAAGGTAGTGGAACTGTTACTTTTGGAACTATTGCCGAAATGTTTTTAGTTGAAGTGGTTGGTGGAATTGCTCTTGGGCTTTTATTAGGTTGGTTTACATATAGACTTTTAAAATCTATTGACGATTACGATGTTGAGGTAATTATAACGCTTGCAGCTGTAATGGGAGGAACTGTTTTAGCACAATACTTACATTTATCTGCTCCCTTAGCTATGGTTACTGCAGGTTTAATAGTTGGTACGGATACTGTTAGAAAGTCGTCTATGAGTAAAATTACCGAGCAATATGTAGATAAATTTTGGGAATTGATTGATATTCTTTTAAATACGGTATTGTTTGTTTTAATAGGTATGGAATTACTAATTCTTACTTATAACAGTATGTATATTTTAGCAGGTTTATTATTGATTCCAACATTATTATTTGCACGTTACTTATCGTTAATGTTGCCTATTAAGCTATATGCTAAAAAATTAGATTTTGTACCAAAAACCAATTTGATTATGACTTGGGGAGGCTTGCGTGGAGGAATTTCTATAGCATTGGCACTAAGTTTAACTACAGAAATGCATCGCGATTTATTTTTAGTGATTACTTATATAATAGTTGTTTTTTCAATTATAGTACAAGGATTAACCGTAGGAAAATTAATAAAAAAGATTGTTAAATAA
- a CDS encoding DUF4254 domain-containing protein, giving the protein MKAEQYNKLFDEVIEKYHIIDSVDQPFENPYDKNSFEHLLYRKNWIDTVQWHYEDIIRLPDIDPVEAIVLKRKIDASNQDRTDMVEYIDSYFLNKFKDVKVKEGAKINSETPAWAIDRLSILALKIYHMNEEATRESASEEHRAKCQEKLNVLLEQRVDLSTAIDDLLADYASGDKYVKVYKQMKMYNDEDTNPMLYAKK; this is encoded by the coding sequence ATGAAAGCAGAACAATACAACAAACTTTTTGATGAAGTAATCGAAAAATATCACATTATAGATAGTGTAGATCAACCTTTTGAAAATCCGTATGATAAAAATTCTTTTGAGCATTTATTGTACAGAAAAAATTGGATAGATACTGTGCAATGGCATTATGAAGATATTATTCGTTTACCAGATATTGATCCTGTTGAAGCTATAGTTTTAAAACGTAAAATTGATGCTTCAAACCAAGATAGAACAGATATGGTGGAGTATATTGATAGTTACTTTTTAAATAAATTTAAAGATGTAAAAGTAAAAGAAGGTGCAAAAATTAATTCTGAAACACCTGCTTGGGCAATAGACAGACTTTCTATTTTAGCTTTAAAAATTTATCATATGAACGAAGAGGCTACAAGAGAGTCGGCTTCTGAAGAACATAGAGCTAAATGCCAAGAAAAATTAAATGTGTTGTTAGAACAACGTGTAGATTTATCTACTGCAATAGACGATTTATTAGCAGATTATGCTTCTGGTGATAAATACGTAAAAGTATACAAACAAATGAAAATGTATAACGATGAGGATACAAACCCAATGTTATATGCCAAAAAATAA
- a CDS encoding glycine--tRNA ligase, which yields MANQEDKFKKVVSHAKEYGYVFQSSEIYDGLSAVYDYAQNGVELKKNIRDYWWKAMVQMHENIVGLDSAIFMHPTIWKASGHVDAFNDPLIDNKDSKKRYRADVLIEDYVGKLDAKIEKEVAKAAKRFGESFDKEQFLATNPRVVGYKEKGDAILQRMGKSLEKEDLADVKALIEELGIGCPLSGSKNWTEVKQFNLMFGTKLGASADTAMDLYLRPETAQGIFVNFLNVQKTGRMKIPFGIAQTGKAFRNEIVARQFIFRMREFEQMEMQFFVRPGTQKEWYEQWKETRLKWHLSLGMGEDSYRFHDHEKLAHYADAAADIEFKFPFGFKELEGIHSRTDFDLSSHEKFSGKKLQYFDPEINERYVPYVVETSIGLDRMFLAVFSHALQEEALENGTTRTVLKLPAVLAPTKAAILPLVKKDGLPEIARKIVEDLKWDFNVNYDEKDAVGRRYRRQDAAGTPFCITVDHDTLTDDSVTIRHRDTMEQQRVKISELKEIIKKEVDVKSWLMKM from the coding sequence ATGGCAAATCAAGAAGATAAATTTAAAAAAGTAGTTTCACACGCTAAAGAATACGGATACGTATTTCAATCAAGTGAAATATACGATGGTTTGAGCGCAGTGTACGACTATGCTCAAAACGGTGTTGAGTTAAAGAAAAATATTAGAGACTATTGGTGGAAAGCAATGGTGCAAATGCATGAGAATATTGTAGGTTTAGATTCAGCAATATTTATGCATCCAACAATTTGGAAAGCATCTGGCCATGTTGATGCTTTTAATGATCCTTTAATTGATAATAAAGATTCTAAAAAAAGATATAGAGCCGATGTTTTAATTGAAGACTATGTTGGAAAATTAGATGCTAAAATTGAAAAAGAAGTTGCAAAAGCAGCTAAACGTTTTGGTGAATCTTTCGATAAAGAACAATTTTTAGCAACAAATCCACGTGTAGTTGGTTATAAAGAAAAAGGTGATGCTATTTTACAGCGTATGGGTAAATCTTTAGAAAAAGAAGATTTAGCCGATGTAAAAGCTTTAATTGAAGAGTTAGGGATAGGGTGTCCTTTATCAGGCTCAAAAAACTGGACAGAAGTTAAGCAATTTAACCTAATGTTTGGAACAAAATTAGGTGCATCTGCAGATACTGCAATGGATTTATATTTACGTCCAGAAACCGCTCAAGGTATTTTTGTTAACTTTTTAAACGTACAAAAAACTGGAAGAATGAAAATTCCTTTTGGAATTGCACAAACTGGTAAAGCGTTTAGAAACGAGATAGTTGCGCGTCAGTTTATTTTCCGTATGCGAGAGTTTGAACAAATGGAAATGCAATTTTTTGTACGTCCTGGAACACAAAAAGAATGGTATGAGCAGTGGAAAGAAACCCGTTTAAAATGGCACCTTTCTTTAGGTATGGGTGAAGATAGTTACCGTTTCCACGATCACGAAAAATTAGCACATTATGCAGATGCTGCTGCAGATATTGAATTTAAATTTCCTTTTGGATTTAAAGAATTAGAAGGAATTCATTCTCGTACTGATTTTGATTTATCAAGCCATGAAAAATTCTCAGGAAAAAAATTACAATATTTCGATCCTGAAATAAATGAACGCTATGTGCCTTATGTTGTGGAAACTTCAATAGGTTTAGATCGTATGTTCTTAGCTGTTTTTTCACACGCTTTACAAGAAGAGGCATTAGAAAATGGAACAACACGTACAGTATTAAAATTACCAGCTGTTTTAGCTCCAACTAAAGCTGCAATTTTACCATTGGTTAAAAAAGATGGATTGCCAGAAATTGCTAGAAAAATTGTTGAAGATTTAAAATGGGACTTTAATGTTAATTACGATGAGAAAGATGCTGTTGGTAGACGTTATAGAAGGCAAGATGCTGCTGGAACACCATTTTGTATTACTGTAGATCACGATACATTAACGGATGATTCTGTAACAATTCGTCATAGAGACACTATGGAGCAACAACGCGTTAAAATTTCTGAATTAAAAGAAATTATTAAAAAAGAAGTTGATGTAAAAAGTTGGCTTATGAAAATGTAA
- a CDS encoding outer membrane beta-barrel protein, with amino-acid sequence MKKHLLLLVALIIATSASAQEFYVSASGGYSISSAGILTGTSLNDGQTKATNHYGSYGEGTNFQFRVGKMFNKTFGVEIGFAYLHGADQVIDSYDNYYATSVFPIPNLGDSDPATLLVNDVTKGNAHARAYGLSLAIVYNFNEHIYGKFGAITKVGGKTEATATNVVNVTLTENVYAPAPAPAGTIAIPAGTPIKTVTTDVEQEYHGRVPLGFIAALGYKHAISDNLNFFAELEYLGINVTRDNSEYTKFTSVDVSHLGAPTTTTTIDQLPSTEVTYEDSVANPNNDPSVALSSVAPYSSFGLNIGISYTFGKK; translated from the coding sequence ATGAAAAAACATTTATTACTATTAGTTGCTCTAATAATAGCAACAAGTGCAAGTGCACAAGAATTTTATGTAAGCGCAAGTGGAGGATATTCTATTTCTAGTGCTGGAATACTTACTGGAACATCTTTAAATGATGGTCAAACTAAAGCTACTAATCATTATGGTAGTTATGGAGAAGGTACTAATTTTCAATTTCGTGTCGGTAAAATGTTTAATAAAACTTTTGGAGTAGAAATTGGTTTTGCATATTTGCATGGAGCAGATCAAGTAATTGACAGTTATGATAATTATTATGCTACTTCTGTATTTCCAATACCAAATTTAGGAGATTCTGACCCAGCAACTTTACTTGTTAACGATGTTACAAAAGGAAATGCACATGCAAGAGCCTATGGTTTATCTTTAGCTATTGTCTACAACTTTAATGAACATATCTATGGTAAATTTGGTGCAATTACCAAAGTTGGTGGTAAAACAGAAGCTACAGCAACAAATGTAGTGAATGTAACATTAACTGAAAATGTTTATGCTCCAGCTCCGGCTCCAGCAGGAACTATTGCAATACCAGCAGGCACACCTATAAAAACAGTTACTACAGACGTAGAACAAGAATACCATGGTAGAGTTCCTCTAGGATTTATTGCTGCTTTAGGATATAAACATGCTATAAGTGATAATTTAAATTTCTTTGCTGAATTAGAATACTTAGGTATAAATGTTACAAGAGATAACTCTGAGTATACAAAATTCACATCAGTTGATGTTAGCCATTTAGGTGCTCCAACTACTACTACAACTATTGATCAATTACCTTCAACAGAAGTTACTTATGAAGATTCAGTAGCCAACCCAAATAATGACCCATCAGTGGCATTATCATCTGTTGCTCCTTATTCATCGTTTGGACTTAACATTGGTATTTCATATACTTTTGGTAAAAAATAA
- a CDS encoding ComF family protein, producing the protein MNFLKDIFTIFYPDICLCCKDQLTTNEELVCISCRHDLPTTNFTNQPDNIVEKIFYGRVAIVEATSLFYFLKKGKVQELIHQLKYKNQQKVGTFIGDWLGEIILESERFKTIDCIIPVPLHKKKQQLRGYNQVSNFGKSLSQKLNIPFYEDILLKKSATKTQTKKLRLERWKNSKHQFTIQNNTTFNCKHILLIDDIITTGATLEACINAFKDYKNIKISIATMAYTQ; encoded by the coding sequence ATGAATTTTCTTAAAGATATATTTACCATTTTTTATCCAGATATTTGCCTGTGTTGCAAAGATCAATTAACAACTAACGAGGAATTAGTTTGTATTAGCTGCCGGCACGATTTACCTACAACAAACTTTACTAACCAACCAGATAATATTGTAGAAAAAATATTTTATGGAAGAGTTGCTATTGTAGAAGCCACAAGTTTATTTTATTTTTTAAAAAAAGGAAAAGTACAAGAATTAATACACCAATTAAAATATAAAAATCAACAAAAAGTTGGAACATTTATTGGAGATTGGCTAGGCGAAATTATACTCGAATCTGAAAGGTTTAAAACAATTGACTGTATAATTCCAGTACCTCTACATAAGAAAAAACAACAACTACGTGGTTATAATCAAGTTTCAAATTTTGGTAAAAGCTTGTCTCAAAAACTAAATATTCCCTTTTATGAGGATATATTATTAAAAAAATCAGCAACCAAAACACAAACTAAAAAATTGCGCTTAGAACGGTGGAAAAACTCTAAACACCAATTTACAATACAAAACAATACTACTTTTAACTGCAAACATATTCTTTTAATTGACGACATTATTACAACTGGTGCAACATTAGAGGCTTGTATAAATGCTTTTAAAGACTATAAAAACATTAAAATTAGTATTGCAACTATGGCTTATACCCAATAA